One part of the Moorena sp. SIOASIH genome encodes these proteins:
- a CDS encoding adenylyltransferase/cytidyltransferase family protein, translated as MTGIYTADELQQLITHESERWRPLVFTNGCFDLLHIGHVRYLKIAKSLGSSLVVGLNSDQSVNRIKPSQPGYPPRPLVPEIQRAEILATLKPVDGVVIFAETTATRLIEALQPEVYVKGGDYSLSTLPEAPIVQSYGGRIELVQVEFPTSTTQIINRILQAR; from the coding sequence ATGACTGGAATCTACACTGCCGATGAATTACAACAGCTGATCACCCACGAGTCAGAGCGATGGCGACCACTGGTATTTACTAATGGGTGTTTTGATCTACTACACATTGGTCATGTGCGTTACTTAAAGATTGCCAAATCCTTGGGTTCATCTCTAGTGGTGGGGCTAAATAGTGATCAATCAGTAAACCGCATTAAACCATCACAGCCAGGATATCCTCCCCGACCACTGGTTCCTGAAATACAGAGGGCAGAAATTCTGGCAACTCTCAAACCCGTAGATGGGGTAGTGATTTTTGCTGAAACCACAGCTACTCGTTTAATTGAAGCATTGCAACCAGAGGTGTATGTTAAAGGGGGTGACTACAGTCTATCAACTTTACCAGAAGCCCCGATTGTTCAATCCTACGGGGGGCGGATTGAGTTAGTCCAGGTTGAATTTCCTACCTCCACTACTCAAATCATTAACCGCATTCTTCAGGCTCGATAA
- a CDS encoding GUN4 domain-containing protein, translating to MSDQTAPFPAEVSNTVAELQRQLKSSSEKKQQALIQELASTGTAGLDVLMEFLQEQRANPTILSAGFAYQALHQANMPKTNEFLQTYFPTGVVPLRSEAGIDYTPVQQLLVKQDFLAADRLTLEKLCELAGAAALQRRWLYFSEVDNFPITDLQTIDILWVIHSQGKFGFSVQRELWLSLGKNWEKLWPKIGWKTGNRWTRYPHEFIWDLSAPKGHLPLSNQLRGVRVFSSLLSHPAWSSRTSLP from the coding sequence ATGAGCGATCAAACGGCCCCTTTCCCAGCAGAAGTCTCTAACACAGTTGCCGAACTCCAGCGCCAGCTAAAGTCTAGTTCTGAAAAAAAACAACAGGCTTTGATTCAGGAACTTGCCAGCACTGGCACTGCCGGGTTAGACGTGTTAATGGAATTTTTACAGGAGCAACGTGCCAACCCGACTATCCTCAGTGCTGGTTTTGCCTATCAAGCCCTCCATCAAGCCAATATGCCCAAAACCAATGAATTTCTGCAAACCTATTTTCCTACTGGGGTTGTACCCCTACGTTCTGAAGCAGGCATTGATTACACACCCGTGCAACAGCTGCTAGTTAAACAAGACTTTCTCGCAGCTGACCGTCTTACTCTCGAAAAACTCTGTGAGTTAGCAGGAGCTGCTGCTCTACAGAGAAGATGGCTGTATTTTTCGGAAGTAGACAATTTCCCGATTACAGATTTGCAAACTATTGATATCTTGTGGGTTATTCACTCTCAAGGCAAATTTGGATTTTCTGTGCAGCGGGAGCTTTGGTTGTCTTTGGGCAAGAACTGGGAAAAACTTTGGCCAAAAATTGGTTGGAAAACTGGCAATCGCTGGACCCGATATCCCCATGAGTTTATCTGGGATCTCAGTGCACCAAAAGGTCATTTGCCTCTTTCCAATCAGCTCAGAGGTGTTCGGGTATTTTCCTCTTTGCTTTCTCATCCAGCTTGGTCTAGTCGGACATCACTCCCATAA
- a CDS encoding IctB family putative bicarbonate transporter: MNSAWQQFTLSNLQLYRWRGTSYLYRLVGLLDAWRQSSLLLQWSDAIGAMIVALVFSLAPFVSNALVGILLIASAGFWVLLTLSDDTGKPKVSPIHLLVFFYWSVATIATALSPVKGAACSGLVKLTLYLLFFALMARVLRSGRLRSWIITLFLHISLIVSIYGLRQWFFGAEALATWVDPTSAAAKLTRVYSYLGNPNLLAGYLIPAVALSLAAVFVWQGLLPKALALTMVVVNSVCLVLTFSRGGWIGFVVCIFVFLILLVYWYSVQLPPKLRPWAMPALLSSCAGVMLLAVMFVPAIRDRIASIFVGREDSSNNFRMNVWSAVVDMIRDRPIIGIGPGNNAFNKIYPLFQRPKYTALSAYSIFLETAVEMGLIGMLCFLWLLMVTINQGMQQLSRLRNLANRQGFWLMGAIATMSGMLGHGLVDTVWYRPQVQTLWWLVVAIIASFYVNPNSDPSKV; encoded by the coding sequence ATGAATTCAGCTTGGCAACAGTTTACTCTCTCAAATTTACAGCTGTATCGGTGGCGAGGCACTAGCTATTTGTATCGCCTGGTGGGACTCCTAGATGCTTGGCGTCAGAGTAGCTTGCTCCTACAGTGGTCTGACGCAATAGGAGCGATGATAGTTGCTCTGGTGTTCAGTTTAGCTCCTTTTGTGTCCAATGCTCTAGTAGGCATCTTGTTAATTGCAAGTGCAGGGTTCTGGGTATTGCTAACCCTATCTGATGATACAGGAAAGCCCAAGGTAAGCCCCATTCATCTGTTAGTTTTCTTCTACTGGAGTGTTGCCACTATAGCCACCGCACTCTCTCCGGTGAAAGGTGCTGCCTGTAGTGGTTTGGTGAAATTAACCCTTTATTTGTTGTTTTTTGCCCTGATGGCAAGGGTATTGCGTTCCGGTCGGCTTCGTAGCTGGATTATTACCCTGTTTCTGCATATATCACTCATTGTCAGTATTTACGGCTTGCGGCAGTGGTTTTTTGGGGCTGAAGCATTAGCTACCTGGGTAGACCCCACTTCAGCAGCAGCAAAACTGACACGGGTCTATAGTTATCTGGGCAACCCGAATTTACTAGCTGGTTATCTGATCCCAGCAGTAGCATTGAGTTTGGCAGCAGTATTTGTCTGGCAGGGTTTGCTCCCCAAAGCCTTAGCACTGACGATGGTGGTCGTTAATTCAGTTTGTCTAGTGCTAACTTTTAGTCGGGGTGGATGGATTGGTTTTGTTGTTTGTATTTTCGTCTTCTTGATCCTGCTGGTGTATTGGTACAGTGTACAGTTGCCCCCTAAATTACGCCCTTGGGCAATGCCAGCGCTATTAAGCAGTTGTGCTGGGGTGATGCTTCTTGCAGTCATGTTTGTTCCAGCTATACGCGATCGCATTGCTAGTATTTTTGTTGGTCGGGAAGATAGTAGTAACAACTTCCGCATGAATGTTTGGTCTGCTGTGGTGGACATGATTCGTGACCGACCGATCATTGGCATTGGTCCAGGTAACAACGCCTTCAACAAAATCTATCCCCTTTTCCAACGCCCGAAATATACCGCCCTCAGTGCCTATTCCATTTTCCTAGAAACTGCTGTAGAAATGGGTTTGATCGGGATGTTATGTTTCTTGTGGTTGCTGATGGTCACTATAAACCAAGGTATGCAACAACTGAGTCGTCTGAGAAATTTAGCTAACCGTCAGGGATTTTGGCTGATGGGAGCCATTGCCACCATGTCAGGAATGCTCGGCCATGGTCTGGTAGATACGGTTTGGTACCGTCCTCAAGTACAGACCCTATGGTGGCTAGTTGTCGCCATTATTGCCAGTTTCTATGTCAATCCGAATTCTGACCCGTCAAAAGTTTAG
- a CDS encoding DUF928 domain-containing protein, with protein sequence MAWLTRSSKFTLLMVALAFSLAVNLPAQVQAQASFSLGRELIEKIPKHWESYLSEYNPPPTGEPSDLGRPGGTRGDCYYISDLKTPPVALVPLSGMGTTLAEYPTFSWYMPCIVFASGLYLNLVFKNADGKELYSVKYPLPDTVDPGIRSITIPPFVNLPPLEVNQNYHWQVRLIDPGDSSNNIYIDGGVKRVEEDPNLAQLLKQATPQQRVAIYANDRLWYETLTTLVELRRQSPNDENLKEALHKLLTSVGLDPIAKKPLFEQASRTNN encoded by the coding sequence ATGGCTTGGTTAACACGTTCATCAAAATTTACGCTCTTAATGGTTGCTTTGGCTTTCAGTCTGGCAGTCAATCTTCCAGCCCAGGTACAAGCTCAGGCGAGTTTTTCCCTAGGGAGGGAACTGATTGAGAAGATACCCAAGCACTGGGAAAGTTATTTATCTGAATATAATCCACCTCCTACAGGGGAACCTTCGGATCTCGGACGTCCTGGAGGAACTAGGGGGGATTGCTACTATATATCAGACCTCAAAACTCCTCCTGTAGCGTTGGTTCCCCTTTCTGGCATGGGAACAACTCTTGCTGAATACCCCACTTTCTCTTGGTATATGCCCTGTATAGTATTCGCATCAGGGCTATACTTAAATTTGGTGTTTAAAAATGCTGATGGCAAGGAGCTTTACTCAGTCAAGTATCCCTTACCCGATACTGTAGATCCTGGAATTAGGAGTATAACCATTCCTCCCTTTGTGAACCTACCTCCCTTAGAAGTTAATCAGAACTATCACTGGCAGGTAAGATTGATTGATCCCGGTGACTCGTCAAACAATATCTATATTGATGGTGGGGTCAAGCGAGTTGAAGAAGATCCAAACCTAGCGCAACTTCTAAAGCAAGCAACCCCCCAACAGCGTGTTGCAATCTACGCAAATGATCGGCTTTGGTACGAAACATTAACCACTCTGGTAGAGTTGCGAAGGCAGAGCCCCAATGACGAGAACTTGAAAGAAGCTTTGCACAAACTGCTGACTTCGGTCGGGTTAGATCCAATTGCCAAAAAACCCTTGTTTGAACAAGCCAGTAGGACTAACAACTAA
- a CDS encoding DUF2358 domain-containing protein, which translates to MNTNRYNNTEDPDQQEIRQSIAQIIEQDYQRFPADQTYSIYASDVYFKDPLNQFRGLERYKQMIAFINRWFLEPHLDLQHISHSGDTIRTRWTLSWTTPLPWKPRITIPGWSELKLNAEGLIVSHIDYWDCSRLDVLKQLLYSNVK; encoded by the coding sequence ATGAATACAAATCGGTATAATAACACAGAAGACCCTGACCAACAAGAGATTCGTCAGTCCATAGCCCAAATTATCGAACAAGACTATCAAAGGTTCCCAGCTGACCAAACTTATAGCATCTACGCCTCAGACGTCTATTTTAAAGACCCCCTCAACCAGTTTCGCGGGCTTGAGCGTTACAAACAAATGATTGCCTTTATCAATCGCTGGTTCCTTGAGCCCCATCTAGATTTGCAACACATTTCCCACTCAGGAGATACAATTAGAACCCGCTGGACTCTGAGCTGGACTACGCCATTACCCTGGAAACCTCGAATTACTATTCCTGGCTGGAGCGAGTTAAAGCTAAATGCTGAGGGATTAATTGTTTCTCATATAGATTATTGGGACTGTTCACGCCTGGACGTACTTAAGCAGCTTTTGTACAGTAATGTAAAGTAA
- the smpB gene encoding SsrA-binding protein SmpB, producing the protein MSDKGESYKVISDNRQARFLYQILETYEAGIELKGTEVKSIRVGKVNLRDGYGLIRGGEAWLLNVHISPYQNINEYFNHDPRRSRKLLLHRKEINKLTGKLEQQGLTLVPLKIYLKRGLVKVSIGLGRGKKLHDKRETIKRRQDQRDMARALKRY; encoded by the coding sequence ATGAGTGATAAAGGTGAAAGTTATAAAGTTATTAGTGATAATCGACAAGCTCGTTTTCTCTACCAAATTTTAGAGACTTACGAGGCGGGGATTGAGTTAAAGGGAACGGAGGTGAAGTCTATCCGAGTTGGCAAGGTCAACTTGCGGGATGGCTATGGGTTGATTCGTGGTGGAGAAGCGTGGCTGCTCAATGTCCATATCTCTCCGTACCAAAATATCAACGAATATTTTAATCATGACCCCCGTCGCAGCCGAAAACTACTGCTGCACCGTAAGGAAATCAATAAGCTCACCGGTAAATTAGAACAGCAAGGTTTAACCCTTGTCCCCTTAAAGATTTATTTGAAGCGCGGCTTAGTTAAAGTCAGCATTGGTTTGGGCAGAGGGAAAAAGCTCCATGATAAGCGCGAGACGATCAAGAGGCGTCAGGATCAGCGAGATATGGCAAGGGCTCTAAAACGTTATTGA
- a CDS encoding transposase — MRIAYQYKLKPTKNQSIKIDQWLSMLCAQYNYLLADRFNWYEQNRCSINACPLVCHLPELRENPDYYSQKKTLPSLKNTHPWYKDIHSQVLQDIVKRVKLAFDRFIKGDSNGKRSGRPRFKKRHRYRTFTYPQMKEGCLEGNLINLPKIGKVKVILHRPIPDIFKIKTASITKKCDGYYLVLYLEDKTVPEVKPDLNPESIVGIDVGLKEFLTTSEGETIKIPQYYRKSQKRLKVIQKRVSRRKKGSNNRIKAIKQLGRQHKKVADQRKYFHFKTANYLLSKYDVLAHEKLNVKGLAKSRFAKSVLDAGWSSFLTILTSKALNAGLLAIPVSAQNTSQNCSNCGRKVPKKLHVRWHDCPDCGCSLDRDHNAAINIKNRAEGQSVLKAQRLLRDTRIGWEAYTEPNGSV, encoded by the coding sequence ATGCGAATAGCTTATCAGTACAAGTTAAAACCAACCAAAAATCAATCAATTAAAATAGATCAATGGCTGTCAATGTTATGCGCTCAGTATAACTACTTGTTGGCTGATAGGTTCAATTGGTACGAGCAAAATCGTTGTTCTATCAACGCTTGTCCTCTTGTTTGCCACCTTCCAGAACTAAGGGAAAACCCGGATTATTACAGTCAAAAAAAGACCTTACCTAGCCTAAAAAATACCCATCCTTGGTATAAGGACATCCATTCTCAAGTACTTCAAGACATAGTCAAAAGGGTAAAGTTAGCCTTTGACAGGTTTATCAAAGGAGATAGTAACGGAAAACGTAGCGGTAGACCCAGGTTTAAGAAACGCCATCGCTACCGTACGTTTACTTACCCTCAAATGAAAGAAGGGTGCTTAGAAGGTAATCTGATCAATCTACCAAAGATAGGGAAAGTTAAGGTCATCCTGCATCGCCCTATCCCTGATATATTCAAAATCAAGACGGCTTCTATCACTAAAAAATGTGATGGCTATTACTTGGTGCTCTATCTAGAAGACAAGACTGTGCCTGAGGTTAAGCCTGATCTTAATCCTGAATCAATAGTTGGTATTGACGTTGGGCTTAAAGAGTTCTTGACTACTTCCGAAGGGGAGACAATAAAAATCCCGCAATATTACCGAAAGTCTCAAAAAAGATTAAAGGTTATCCAGAAGCGGGTATCTCGACGGAAGAAGGGTAGTAACAATAGAATCAAGGCTATTAAGCAACTTGGTAGGCAGCACAAAAAAGTAGCTGATCAGCGAAAATACTTTCATTTCAAGACAGCAAATTACTTGTTGTCCAAATATGATGTATTAGCCCATGAAAAGCTAAATGTTAAGGGATTAGCTAAATCCCGATTTGCTAAATCTGTGTTGGATGCTGGGTGGTCAAGCTTCCTGACGATACTGACAAGCAAAGCCTTGAATGCTGGCTTGTTGGCTATTCCAGTAAGTGCTCAGAACACCTCACAGAATTGTTCCAATTGCGGGAGGAAAGTTCCTAAAAAACTGCATGTCAGATGGCACGATTGTCCTGATTGCGGGTGCAGTCTTGATAGAGACCATAATGCAGCGATAAATATAAAAAACAGAGCGGAAGGGCAGTCCGTTCTTAAAGCCCAGCGCCTCCTAAGGGATACCCGGATTGGTTGGGAAGCCTACACTGAACCCAACGGGTCAGTGTAG
- a CDS encoding GAF domain-containing sensor histidine kinase, whose amino-acid sequence MVLPKVTMGNGVVMAKENQLFCTLDGLTPKEREKKRLKTLRDLGLLEAETVPVFDEATQTTARFLDVPICILGFMVQTQQHIKSAVGLSRIGLMNRVAQSRQLPRSECFCSYVVDSHQMLAINDTVANPVFASSVLVHHYGIRSYLGAPLLTADGECLGTLAVMDLVPRNFTTKDYEFLAITARWSLSEFERNHFLKKERDRFVNWLPNSSTEPQHSQEVESDRQTSSPRNVSLDGIAGFNSVHTIKYKLLTQLTQELRTPLTSIMGMASVLSRQVYGSLTDKQKEYLEIVYCSGRQLVLMVDEILCLGIFEENSEQLNLTAVDIEMLCQQAMNNLAQIAQQHRQKLHLSVEPGNRIWFLDKEKVRQMLYYLIFSVIYSAEAGGEVRIHVSRKTDLERANVVSLKIAVWVSHPWLGDGLPQMYGQISELPLQSPSAAAAVANALETPFITEALGISELPSSSNFLCDNQFLSSSFDPETTSWGSESEKRPQNSESRESLGLLLSCHLAKRHRGKISVQGLPELGYRYVITLPKLESPDQNC is encoded by the coding sequence GTGGTGCTACCAAAGGTAACCATGGGCAATGGGGTGGTTATGGCAAAAGAAAATCAACTTTTTTGTACTTTGGATGGTTTGACTCCTAAAGAACGGGAAAAAAAACGACTGAAAACTCTTCGGGATTTAGGTCTACTCGAAGCAGAAACAGTACCAGTTTTCGACGAGGCAACTCAGACTACTGCCAGATTTTTAGATGTGCCTATCTGCATTTTGGGCTTTATGGTACAAACGCAACAGCACATCAAATCAGCTGTGGGATTATCTAGAATCGGGCTAATGAATCGAGTGGCACAGTCCCGTCAGTTGCCCCGTAGTGAATGCTTTTGTAGCTATGTAGTAGATAGTCATCAAATGTTGGCGATTAATGATACAGTCGCCAACCCTGTCTTTGCTAGTAGTGTACTGGTTCACCACTACGGTATCCGTTCTTACTTAGGTGCACCACTGTTAACTGCTGACGGAGAGTGTTTAGGTACCCTAGCAGTTATGGATTTAGTACCTCGCAATTTTACCACCAAAGATTATGAGTTTTTGGCAATTACGGCTCGCTGGAGTCTCAGTGAATTTGAGCGGAATCATTTTTTGAAAAAAGAGCGTGACCGCTTTGTTAACTGGCTACCTAACTCTTCAACAGAGCCTCAGCACTCTCAGGAAGTCGAGTCTGATCGCCAAACTTCGAGCCCTAGGAATGTCTCTCTAGATGGGATAGCTGGTTTTAACTCAGTTCACACCATTAAGTACAAATTACTAACTCAGCTGACACAGGAATTGCGCACACCTCTAACATCGATTATGGGAATGGCTAGTGTATTAAGTCGCCAAGTTTATGGGTCTTTGACTGATAAACAAAAAGAATATCTAGAAATTGTTTATTGCAGTGGTCGTCAGCTGGTCTTGATGGTTGATGAAATTCTTTGCTTGGGGATTTTTGAGGAAAACAGCGAACAACTAAATTTAACTGCTGTAGATATTGAAATGCTCTGTCAACAAGCAATGAACAATTTAGCACAGATAGCCCAGCAACATCGACAAAAGTTGCATCTATCTGTAGAGCCAGGGAATCGTATCTGGTTTCTGGATAAAGAAAAGGTGCGACAAATGCTATATTACCTTATATTCAGTGTGATTTACTCGGCTGAGGCAGGGGGTGAAGTACGCATCCATGTCTCTCGAAAAACTGATTTGGAGAGGGCTAATGTTGTGTCTTTGAAAATCGCGGTTTGGGTTTCTCACCCCTGGCTCGGAGATGGTCTACCTCAGATGTACGGACAAATTTCTGAGTTACCGTTACAATCCCCCTCAGCAGCAGCAGCGGTTGCTAATGCTTTAGAAACCCCATTCATCACTGAAGCACTGGGAATAAGTGAACTACCTTCGAGTTCAAACTTCCTCTGTGACAATCAGTTTTTATCCAGTTCTTTTGATCCAGAAACTACTAGTTGGGGTTCTGAATCGGAAAAAAGACCTCAGAATAGTGAATCTCGTGAAAGTTTAGGGCTATTACTAAGCTGCCATTTAGCTAAACGCCATAGAGGAAAAATTTCTGTTCAAGGTTTGCCAGAGTTAGGGTATCGCTACGTGATTACTTTACCTAAATTAGAGTCTCCTGATCAAAACTGTTAA
- a CDS encoding TRC40/GET3/ArsA family transport-energizing ATPase — protein MRVILMTGKGGVGKTSVAAATGLRCAELGYKTLVLSTDPAHSLADSFDIELSHDPRLVRPNLWGAELDALMELEGNWGAVKRYITQVLQARGLDGVQAEELAVLPGMDEIFGLVRMKRHYDEDEYDVLVIDSAPTGTALRLLSLPEVSGWYMRRFYKPLQSMSVALRPLVEPLFKPIAGFSLPDKEVMDAPYEFYEQIEALEKVLTDNQQTSVRLVTNPERMVIKESLRAHAYLSLYNVATDLVVANRIIPDQVTDPFFQRWKENQQQYRQEIHDNFRPLPIKEVPLYSQEMCGIEALERLKETLYGSEDPTQVYYQENTIRVIQHKNEYSLELYLPGIPKDKIQLTQTGDELNVRIGNHRRNLVLPQALAALKPSGAKMEEDYLKIKFATGAVKI, from the coding sequence ATGCGCGTAATTTTGATGACCGGTAAAGGAGGAGTAGGAAAAACCTCTGTAGCCGCTGCTACTGGCTTGCGTTGTGCCGAGTTAGGCTACAAAACCCTAGTTCTGAGTACTGACCCAGCTCACTCCCTAGCAGATAGTTTTGATATTGAACTAAGTCACGACCCCCGATTAGTCCGCCCCAACCTTTGGGGAGCAGAACTTGACGCTCTGATGGAATTGGAAGGAAACTGGGGAGCGGTTAAGCGTTACATTACCCAAGTGCTGCAAGCGAGGGGCTTAGATGGGGTACAGGCAGAAGAATTAGCTGTTCTTCCTGGTATGGATGAAATTTTCGGTCTCGTCCGCATGAAACGTCACTACGATGAAGACGAGTACGATGTTCTGGTTATTGACTCAGCTCCCACTGGTACTGCGCTACGGTTACTGAGCTTACCAGAAGTCAGTGGCTGGTATATGCGCCGTTTTTATAAGCCACTACAAAGTATGTCAGTTGCTCTGAGACCTTTGGTTGAACCGTTATTCAAACCCATTGCTGGGTTTTCTTTACCAGATAAAGAGGTCATGGATGCTCCCTATGAGTTTTATGAACAAATTGAAGCCCTAGAGAAGGTACTCACTGACAACCAACAAACATCAGTGCGGCTGGTCACTAATCCTGAGAGAATGGTGATTAAGGAGTCCTTACGAGCTCATGCTTACTTAAGCCTATACAACGTTGCCACTGATCTAGTTGTTGCCAATCGGATTATTCCCGACCAAGTAACTGACCCATTTTTCCAACGCTGGAAAGAAAATCAGCAACAGTACCGCCAAGAAATTCACGACAATTTCCGCCCTTTACCCATTAAAGAAGTTCCCCTCTATTCCCAAGAGATGTGCGGTATTGAGGCGTTGGAGCGTCTCAAAGAAACCCTCTATGGTTCAGAAGATCCCACTCAAGTGTATTACCAAGAAAACACCATTAGAGTAATACAGCATAAAAATGAGTACAGCCTAGAACTCTATCTACCTGGTATACCCAAAGACAAAATACAGCTTACTCAAACAGGAGATGAATTGAATGTTCGCATTGGTAACCATCGGCGCAATTTAGTCCTCCCCCAAGCTTTAGCAGCCCTGAAACCTTCAGGAGCCAAGATGGAAGAGGATTATCTCAAAATCAAATTTGCCACTGGTGCAGTTAAGATTTGA